A section of the Ranitomeya imitator isolate aRanImi1 chromosome 7, aRanImi1.pri, whole genome shotgun sequence genome encodes:
- the LOC138645637 gene encoding perforin-1-like: MFFIFILLVSVSGTSTPPPLTYACQSAKIEECNKLHFVPGHTLLGEGVDIVTMRKKGSYLLNLQKVITSEETCTVCRNHYMKNAWQKLPLGVVDWKPQSTCVKKISGETSRSTSALAEESASSIQNNWEADLELHHKVGEAKVVLAGSQSQLSQFGQSKTNGDRYTFVRHKLSCAYYSLRLSYQPPLSHDFYERLKLLPATYDTKTQEKYRHLISTYGTHYITQANMGGEAQQVTAIRTCHATMDGVSLDELKDCLSIEASAAITGKAEANAKASTCKELSQKANHGESFHQAYNERMWKITGGQITYDLLSFDSKNSESASVFEKWMDSLKTQPEIVSYSLESIHNLVRFRGPQRENLKKAVSDYIMEKALRQNCSCPSGAMQSLGAECSCVCQGNAHRNANCCPSKKGFAKLVVNIESASNLWGDYISKTDAFVVLSYGSAKVQTSTIWNNDNPSWKARFDLGVLELSHAPLLKVEVWDEDNKYDDDLLGSCTKSLNSGVKSEVCYLQHGSVSFVVSTECLPHLTGQLCREYAASTK, encoded by the exons ATGTTCTTCATCTTCATTCTTCTCGTTTCTGTTTCCGGGACGTCCACTCCTCCTCCGTTGACCTACGCCTGCCAGTCAGCAAAGATTGAAGAGTGCAATAAGCTCCACTTTGTCCCAGGTCACACTCTTCTCGGAGAGGGAGTAGATATTGTGACAATGCGGAAGAAAGGGTCCTATCTGTTAAATCTCCAGAAAGTTATCACATCTGAGGAAACCTGTACAGTCTGTAGGAACCATTACATGAAGAATGCCTGGCAGAAGCTGCCGCTCGGGGTGGTGGATTGGAAGCCTCAGTCCACTTGTGTTAAGAAGATCAGTGGAGAGACCTCACGGTCAACTTCTGCATTGGCTGAAGAGTCGGCATCGAGTATTCAGAATAACTGGGAGGCCGACCTGGAGCTCCATCACAAAGTGGGAGAAGCCAAAGTGGTGTTAGCCGGATCTCAGTCCCAGCTGTCACAGTTTGGTCAGAGTAAGACCAACGGAGATCGATACACCTTTGTGAGGCACAAGCTGAGCTGCGCCTACTACAG CCTCCGACTGTCATATCAGCCGCCACTGAGCCATGATTTTTATGAAAGATTAAAGTTGCTCCCTGCCACGTATGACACGAAGACCCAAGAGAAATATAGACACCTAATAAGCACCTATGGGACCCATTATATCACACAAGCCAATATGGGAGGGGAAGCGCAACAGGTCACTGCGATTAGGACGTGCCATGCCACGATGGACGGCGTGTCCTTAGATGAGCTGAAGGACTGTCTAAGCATTGAGGCCTCTGCTGCCATCACTGGTAAAGCAGAAGCTAACGCCAAAGCCAGCACCTGCAAAGAACTGAGCCAAAAAGCCAACCACGGAGAGAGCTTCCACCAGGCATATAACGAGAGGATGTGGAAG ATCACTGGTGGACAGATCACGTACGACCTCCTTTCATTTGACTCCAAAAATAGTGAGAGCGCTTCGGTCTTTGAGAAATGGATGGACAGCCTCAAGACACAGCCTGAAATTGTATCGTATTCCCTGGAGTCTATCCACAACCTTGTCAGGTTCAGGGGACCTCAGCGAGAGAACCTGAAGAAGGCCGTGAGTGACTATATCATGGAGAAGGCTCTCAGACAGAACTGCTCCTGTCCTTCTGGGGCTATGCAGAGTCTCGGTGCGGAGTGCTCTTGTGTCTGCCAAGGAAATGCCCACCGCAATGCCAACTGCTGCCCATCAAAGAAAGGATTTGCTAAATTAGTAGTGAACATCGAAAGTGCCTCGAATCTTTGGGGAGACTATATATCCAAGACTGATGCCTTCGTTGTGCTGAGTTATGGTTCAGCTAAAGTTCAGACCTCAACTATATGGAACAACGATAATCCCTCATGGAAAGCGCGCTTTGACCTGGGGGTCTTGGAGCTCAGCCATGCGCCCTTATTGAAGGTTGAAGTTTGGGATGAAGATAATAAATATGATGATGATCTCCTCGGATCATGCACAAAAAGTTTAAACAGTGGAGTAAAGTCTGAGGTCTGCTACCTGCAGCACGGGAGTGTGAGCTTTGTGGTGAGTACCGAGTGCCTCCCGCACCTTACCGGACAGCTCTGTAGGGAGTATGCAGCCTCCACCAAATAA